In Granulicatella elegans, one genomic interval encodes:
- the asnS gene encoding asparagine--tRNA ligase, protein MNQAKDYVGKTVLIGAWVANKRSSGKIAFLQLRDGSAYFQGIVVKSDVPEEVFEIAKSLTQETAVYVTGVVQEDTRSKLGYELLVTGLEVIGESHEYPITPKEHGTDFLMDHRHLWLRSSKQHAIMQIRNAIIYASYEFFDQNGFIKFDSPILSGNAAENTTELFETDYFGDPAFLSQSGQLYLEAGAMAFGPVFDFGPVFRAEKSKTRRHLTEFWMMDAEYPFVTHDESLDLQEAYVKALIQGVLDRAPHALETLERDVELLKKYVSEPFKRISYDEAIDLLKAHEADEDTDYEHLEHGDDFGSPHETWISNHFGVPTFVMNYPSNIKAFYMKPVPGNESRVLCADLLAPEGYGEIIGGSEREVDYDKLYEKIKENGLNPDDYAFYLDLRKYGSVPHAGFGLGLERMVTFVAGTKHIREAIPFPRLLNRIFP, encoded by the coding sequence ATGAACCAAGCAAAAGATTATGTTGGAAAAACAGTCTTAATTGGAGCTTGGGTAGCTAATAAACGTTCAAGTGGGAAAATTGCATTCTTACAATTACGTGATGGATCAGCTTATTTCCAAGGGATTGTTGTAAAAAGCGATGTTCCTGAAGAAGTATTTGAAATTGCTAAATCATTAACACAAGAAACAGCTGTTTATGTAACAGGAGTTGTTCAAGAAGATACTCGTTCAAAATTAGGGTATGAATTATTAGTAACAGGATTAGAAGTGATTGGGGAAAGTCATGAATATCCAATTACACCAAAAGAACACGGTACTGATTTCTTAATGGATCACCGTCATTTATGGTTGCGTTCAAGTAAACAACATGCCATTATGCAAATTCGTAACGCTATTATTTATGCTTCATATGAATTCTTTGATCAAAATGGATTTATTAAATTTGATAGCCCAATTTTATCTGGAAATGCAGCAGAAAATACAACTGAATTATTTGAAACAGATTATTTTGGAGATCCAGCATTCCTATCTCAATCAGGACAATTATACTTAGAAGCAGGTGCAATGGCCTTCGGACCAGTTTTTGACTTTGGTCCAGTATTCCGTGCTGAAAAATCAAAAACTCGTCGTCACTTAACAGAATTCTGGATGATGGATGCTGAATATCCATTCGTGACTCATGATGAATCATTAGATTTACAAGAAGCTTATGTAAAAGCATTAATTCAAGGAGTTTTAGACCGTGCTCCTCATGCTCTTGAAACATTAGAAAGAGATGTAGAATTATTGAAGAAATATGTCAGTGAACCATTTAAACGTATTTCTTATGATGAAGCGATTGACTTACTAAAAGCTCATGAAGCAGATGAAGATACAGATTATGAACATTTAGAACACGGAGATGATTTTGGTTCTCCACACGAAACTTGGATTTCAAATCATTTTGGAGTGCCAACATTTGTGATGAATTATCCTTCGAATATCAAAGCATTTTACATGAAGCCAGTACCTGGTAATGAAAGCCGTGTACTTTGTGCGGACTTATTAGCTCCAGAAGGATATGGAGAAATTATCGGTGGTTCTGAACGTGAAGTAGACTATGATAAGTTATATGAAAAAATTAAAGAGAATGGCTTAAATCCAGATGATTATGCATTCTACTTAGATTTAAGAAAATATGGTTCAGTTCCTCACGCAGGATTCGGACTAGGGTTAGAAAGAATGGTAACATTCGTTGCAGGAACGAAACATATTCGTGAAGCAATTCCATTCCCACGTTTATTAAACCGTATTTTCCCATAA
- a CDS encoding DnaD domain-containing protein yields the protein MKILEQTFQQFWMYQGGTTVPNPFIRYYQQLQLTAQECLMLSWWLQHSASEYFPLNVEEVCEVFSISENTLFQIIQHLLDRQVVSVTQKENDEGKREEYYSLAPLFQQLEILYRQEVAKKEEKEKPNLIFVIEKEFGRPISSYEIQMIKSWIDKDEYSYELILAALKEAVLNQVFTLKYMDKILLTWQRKGFKTVQQVIQDKNRTRNGNFTAKPKDTTPIPLVPLDNWLD from the coding sequence GTGAAAATTTTGGAACAAACATTTCAACAATTTTGGATGTATCAAGGAGGAACAACCGTTCCAAATCCATTCATCCGATATTATCAACAATTACAATTAACGGCACAAGAATGCTTAATGCTTTCTTGGTGGTTACAACATTCCGCTTCAGAATATTTTCCATTGAATGTAGAAGAAGTCTGTGAGGTGTTTTCCATTAGTGAAAATACTTTATTCCAAATCATTCAGCATTTATTAGATCGACAAGTGGTATCTGTTACCCAAAAAGAAAATGATGAAGGGAAAAGGGAAGAGTACTATAGTTTAGCGCCGTTATTTCAACAATTAGAAATTTTATATCGACAAGAAGTGGCTAAAAAAGAAGAGAAAGAGAAGCCCAATTTAATTTTTGTCATTGAAAAAGAATTTGGAAGACCGATTAGTTCCTATGAAATTCAAATGATAAAAAGTTGGATTGACAAAGATGAATATTCGTACGAGTTAATTTTAGCAGCTTTAAAAGAAGCGGTATTAAACCAAGTATTTACGTTAAAATATATGGATAAAATCTTGCTAACATGGCAAAGAAAAGGGTTCAAAACGGTTCAACAAGTGATTCAAGATAAGAATCGTACGAGAAATGGCAATTTCACTGCAAAACCAAAAGATACAACACCAATTCCTCTAGTTCCATTAGATAATTGGTTGGATTAA
- the nth gene encoding endonuclease III, whose translation MLSKTKTIEAVQTMGDLFPDAHCELSHRNAFELLIATILSAQATDVGVNKVTPKLFERCPTPAHLAEASEESVIECIQSLGLYRNKAKNIRLCAQQLMERFNGEVPQTREELVSLAGVGRKTANVVMSVAFNIPAFAVDTHVERISKRLQICRQKDTVLEVEETLCRKIPKELWSRAHHWMIFFGRYHCIARKPKCHECPLLEMCAFGQREV comes from the coding sequence ATGTTATCAAAAACAAAAACGATTGAAGCAGTTCAAACGATGGGAGATTTATTTCCGGATGCTCATTGTGAGTTAAGTCATCGCAATGCTTTTGAACTATTGATTGCTACGATTCTAAGTGCGCAAGCAACCGATGTCGGTGTCAATAAAGTAACACCAAAATTATTTGAGAGATGTCCAACTCCTGCGCATCTAGCGGAGGCGAGTGAAGAATCAGTGATTGAATGTATTCAGTCATTAGGATTGTATCGAAATAAAGCAAAAAATATTAGACTTTGTGCGCAGCAACTAATGGAACGCTTTAATGGAGAAGTTCCTCAAACAAGAGAAGAATTAGTGAGTTTAGCAGGTGTAGGCAGAAAAACTGCCAATGTAGTCATGAGTGTTGCTTTTAATATTCCAGCATTTGCAGTAGATACACACGTTGAAAGAATTTCAAAACGTCTCCAAATTTGTAGACAAAAAGATACCGTATTAGAAGTAGAAGAAACTTTATGTCGTAAAATTCCAAAAGAATTATGGTCTAGAGCACATCATTGGATGATTTTCTTTGGAAGATATCACTGCATTGCTCGAAAACCAAAATGCCATGAATGTCCCTTATTAGAAATGTGTGCTTTTGGTCAAAGAGAAGTGTAA
- a CDS encoding DUF2187 domain-containing protein — MALKVTKKVQGIVETELRKGTSKSRIAHILGVSYDEVLVVIKRVKDSIRPDVGDRIHFTFREQQMYGEIYKLLSNSAVVIIDWESSTTVMKDICEDRTIVNFKDIIEFLPDDAKAD, encoded by the coding sequence ATGGCACTTAAAGTGACAAAGAAAGTTCAAGGAATCGTTGAAACAGAACTTCGTAAAGGAACTAGCAAATCTCGTATTGCACATATATTGGGTGTTTCTTATGATGAAGTTCTTGTTGTCATTAAACGAGTAAAAGATTCTATTCGACCTGATGTAGGAGACCGAATTCATTTTACGTTTAGAGAACAGCAAATGTATGGTGAGATTTATAAGTTACTTTCAAATAGTGCAGTCGTGATTATTGACTGGGAATCTTCTACGACCGTTATGAAAGATATTTGTGAAGACCGCACCATCGTGAATTTTAAAGATATTATTGAATTTTTACCGGATGATGCTAAGGCAGACTAA
- a CDS encoding cold-shock protein — MKKGIVKWFSNEKGYGFISVTDTKEDVFVHFTGILSEGFKTLKEGQMVEFEVARGAHGLQATGVRVIESE, encoded by the coding sequence ATGAAAAAAGGAATCGTAAAATGGTTTAGCAATGAAAAAGGCTATGGTTTTATTTCTGTCACTGATACAAAGGAAGATGTGTTTGTTCACTTTACAGGAATTTTATCTGAAGGATTTAAAACGTTAAAAGAAGGACAAATGGTTGAATTTGAAGTTGCAAGGGGTGCTCATGGTCTTCAAGCAACAGGAGTTCGGGTGATAGAATCAGAATGA
- a CDS encoding ribonuclease HI family protein, with translation MIRVRTDAAVNGNPGKVGIGIEILYQKQQFLFKENSDQLMDNHQAELWAIYRALLILQEKEWHHEVIFLNSDSKFAMMAIGKNYTKQVAYQEILKKVQRERKNFPQLFLEWIPEKENRGADQLARQALQQNLGR, from the coding sequence ATGATTCGAGTAAGAACGGATGCCGCTGTCAATGGTAATCCAGGTAAAGTTGGAATTGGAATTGAAATTTTGTATCAAAAACAACAATTTTTATTTAAGGAAAATTCTGACCAATTAATGGATAATCATCAAGCAGAATTATGGGCAATTTATCGTGCATTATTGATTCTTCAGGAAAAAGAATGGCATCATGAAGTGATATTTTTGAATTCTGATTCGAAATTTGCGATGATGGCGATTGGAAAAAATTATACCAAACAAGTAGCTTACCAAGAGATTCTAAAAAAAGTTCAGAGAGAACGAAAGAATTTTCCACAATTATTTTTAGAATGGATTCCTGAAAAAGAAAACCGAGGTGCTGATCAATTAGCAAGACAAGCTTTACAACAAAACCTAGGAAGATAG
- a CDS encoding glutaredoxin: MEEHVLYFSSLCPDTKAFVEELQKQNISYREVDITASIVNLKEFIRLRDDKPQFEGRKQWGMIGIPCLVTKTGQYIFEIGQLNGTSCEAVPVE, translated from the coding sequence ATGGAAGAACATGTATTATATTTTAGTAGCTTATGTCCAGATACTAAAGCTTTTGTAGAGGAGTTACAAAAACAAAATATTAGCTATCGTGAGGTAGATATCACTGCAAGTATAGTAAATTTAAAAGAATTTATTCGTTTAAGAGATGATAAACCACAATTTGAAGGTCGTAAACAATGGGGAATGATTGGTATTCCATGTTTAGTGACTAAAACAGGTCAATATATTTTTGAAATTGGTCAATTAAATGGAACAAGTTGTGAGGCTGTACCAGTTGAGTAA
- a CDS encoding DUF1294 domain-containing protein, translating into MGMDKRAARRNKWRIPERRLLTLGLIGGGFGGILGMLVFHHKTHRIYFTICYGINVFCWGIAFLYFTQQF; encoded by the coding sequence ATGGGAATGGATAAACGGGCTGCCAGACGAAATAAATGGCGAATACCCGAGAGAAGATTATTAACATTAGGACTGATTGGTGGAGGATTCGGTGGAATACTAGGAATGCTCGTTTTTCACCATAAAACTCACCGAATTTATTTTACCATTTGTTATGGAATCAATGTGTTTTGTTGGGGAATTGCTTTCCTATATTTTACGCAACAATTTTAA
- a CDS encoding YoaK family protein — translation MKQQKGILFAIWIGLLSALSGFVNITTLLLYEKPTTHMTGNVSGVLIHAMSGETSHALTLLSIIISFLVGGVCCGMIFSEKVFRFANRYGILLIVLGLLLGISFWLQLEVLWIYQLAFTVGVQNGMFIYYRGMIVRTSHFTGYLTDTGFAIGRCLRGHRKDKIKIIFYSLSMLFFLFGGALAFEIATWSKELLLFVISLSYVFVGGYYFLFRHLYVYYHLLEEEA, via the coding sequence ATGAAGCAACAAAAAGGAATATTATTTGCAATATGGATTGGACTTCTAAGTGCCCTTTCAGGATTCGTAAATATTACAACATTATTATTGTATGAAAAGCCTACTACTCATATGACGGGGAATGTTTCAGGAGTATTAATCCATGCGATGTCAGGTGAAACAAGTCATGCACTTACATTACTATCGATTATTATTAGTTTCTTAGTAGGTGGAGTTTGTTGTGGAATGATTTTTTCTGAAAAAGTTTTCCGCTTTGCAAACCGATATGGAATATTACTGATTGTATTAGGTTTGTTATTAGGAATCAGTTTTTGGTTACAATTAGAAGTTTTATGGATTTATCAATTAGCTTTTACAGTCGGGGTTCAAAATGGTATGTTTATTTATTACCGTGGGATGATTGTAAGAACCTCTCATTTTACGGGCTATTTAACGGATACAGGATTTGCGATTGGTAGATGTCTAAGAGGTCATCGTAAGGATAAAATAAAAATAATTTTTTATAGTTTAAGTATGTTGTTCTTTTTATTTGGCGGAGCATTAGCATTTGAAATAGCAACTTGGTCTAAAGAATTATTACTATTTGTCATTAGTCTTAGTTATGTATTTGTAGGTGGATATTATTTCTTATTCCGTCATTTATATGTATATTATCATTTGTTGGAGGAAGAAGCATGA
- a CDS encoding cysteine hydrolase family protein gives MTDILVVVDMQKDFVDGVLGTKEAVAIVPNVVTMIREFSGKVFYTLDTHHENYLETEEGKKLPVVHCVKGTPGWQLDATVQEALIEKEAVGVEKPTFGSTTLMELLKEIPSISSITFLGLCTDICVISNVLLAKANFPEVPIHVSSTSCAGVTPQTHQQALEAMKMCQVNVVE, from the coding sequence ATGACCGATATTTTAGTTGTAGTGGATATGCAAAAAGATTTTGTCGATGGAGTATTGGGAACAAAAGAAGCAGTAGCCATTGTTCCTAATGTAGTGACAATGATTCGAGAGTTTTCTGGTAAAGTATTTTATACTTTGGATACTCATCATGAAAATTATTTAGAAACAGAAGAAGGGAAAAAATTACCAGTCGTTCACTGTGTCAAAGGAACTCCAGGTTGGCAATTAGATGCAACCGTACAAGAAGCTCTAATAGAAAAAGAAGCTGTTGGCGTTGAAAAACCTACTTTTGGATCGACAACATTAATGGAATTATTAAAGGAAATTCCTTCCATTAGCTCTATTACATTTTTAGGTTTATGTACAGATATTTGTGTCATTAGCAATGTCTTATTAGCAAAAGCTAACTTTCCTGAAGTACCGATTCATGTAAGCTCGACTTCATGTGCAGGGGTTACCCCTCAAACTCATCAGCAAGCATTGGAAGCTATGAAAATGTGCCAAGTGAATGTGGTAGAATAA
- a CDS encoding thioredoxin domain-containing protein, giving the protein MSQEFFEAVEKFENKSINEVESFISSGEEVVLFIGRPTCPYCRRFAPKMNEARQALNKSAIFVNSEDVTQLNEIQAFRQKYGIPTVPGLLVAKGGEARVVCDSSISVEDIVAFVNK; this is encoded by the coding sequence ATGTCACAAGAATTTTTTGAAGCAGTGGAAAAATTTGAAAATAAATCAATTAACGAAGTAGAAAGCTTCATTTCAAGTGGAGAAGAAGTAGTGTTATTTATCGGACGTCCAACTTGTCCCTATTGCCGTCGCTTTGCTCCAAAAATGAATGAAGCACGCCAAGCTTTAAATAAATCAGCTATTTTTGTCAATAGCGAAGATGTGACACAACTCAATGAGATTCAAGCTTTCCGCCAAAAATATGGTATTCCAACAGTACCAGGTTTATTAGTGGCTAAAGGTGGAGAGGCTCGTGTAGTTTGCGATTCATCAATTAGTGTAGAAGATATTGTTGCATTCGTTAATAAATAA
- a CDS encoding DUF2130 domain-containing protein: protein MNEIKCPHCQKVFTIDEHSYADIVSQVRNQEFTQEIHQQLEFAKKQFETEQQLKSQQAQSHFEEKLSDYKQQIALLEQELKQASQKTEVKVEKEKHKLELELSKLQQEQVVSKQELTQQYQEKITQQEQFIQSLQAKIDAQETKEALRVSQLSAEKDRVIADLEAKNHLQEKEQEVQAAALKEKYELELRQKDETIAFYKDFKAKQSTKMVGESLEQHCEIQFNQLRMTAFPRAEFGKDNDAKTGSKGDYIYREYDDFGNEILSIMFEMKNENDQTATKKKNEHFFKELDKDRHEKNCEYAILVSLLEADNELYNNGIVDVSYMYEKMYVVRPQFFIPIITLLRNAALNSLKYKQELAQMKEQQLDITHFEEDLLAFKTAFSKNYELASKKFKTAIDEIDKTISHLQKTKDALLSSENNLRLANNKANDLTVKKLVKNNATMKQRFEELE from the coding sequence ATGAACGAAATTAAATGTCCGCACTGTCAAAAGGTTTTTACCATTGATGAACATTCTTATGCAGATATTGTAAGTCAAGTTCGTAATCAAGAATTTACACAAGAAATTCATCAACAATTAGAATTCGCAAAAAAACAATTTGAAACAGAACAACAGTTAAAATCTCAACAAGCTCAATCTCATTTTGAAGAGAAATTATCAGATTATAAACAACAAATTGCTCTCTTAGAACAAGAGTTAAAACAGGCTAGTCAGAAAACGGAAGTTAAAGTTGAAAAAGAAAAACATAAATTAGAATTGGAATTATCTAAACTTCAACAAGAACAAGTGGTTTCAAAACAAGAATTGACTCAGCAATATCAAGAAAAAATTACGCAGCAAGAACAATTCATTCAATCTCTTCAAGCAAAAATTGACGCACAAGAAACAAAAGAAGCCTTGCGAGTTTCGCAGTTATCTGCTGAAAAAGATCGAGTTATTGCTGATTTAGAAGCGAAAAATCATTTGCAAGAAAAAGAGCAAGAAGTTCAAGCAGCTGCTTTAAAAGAAAAATATGAATTAGAATTACGTCAAAAAGACGAAACGATTGCCTTTTATAAAGATTTTAAAGCAAAACAATCGACAAAAATGGTCGGTGAAAGTTTGGAACAACATTGTGAGATTCAATTTAACCAATTAAGAATGACGGCTTTTCCAAGAGCAGAATTTGGTAAAGATAATGATGCTAAAACAGGAAGTAAGGGCGATTATATTTACCGAGAATATGATGATTTTGGAAATGAAATTTTATCGATTATGTTTGAAATGAAAAATGAAAATGATCAAACAGCAACGAAAAAGAAAAATGAACATTTCTTTAAAGAATTGGATAAAGATCGACATGAGAAGAATTGTGAATATGCGATTTTAGTTTCTTTATTAGAAGCAGATAATGAACTATACAATAATGGAATTGTGGATGTCAGCTATATGTATGAGAAAATGTACGTTGTAAGACCTCAATTCTTTATTCCAATCATTACACTATTAAGAAATGCAGCGTTAAATTCATTAAAATATAAACAAGAATTAGCGCAAATGAAAGAGCAACAATTAGATATCACACATTTTGAAGAAGACTTGCTAGCATTTAAGACAGCCTTTTCTAAAAACTATGAATTGGCGAGTAAGAAATTTAAAACAGCCATTGATGAAATTGATAAAACAATTTCTCATTTACAAAAAACAAAAGATGCGTTGTTATCATCTGAAAATAATTTAAGATTAGCGAATAATAAAGCAAATGATTTGACGGTTAAAAAACTCGTCAAAAATAATGCAACAATGAAACAGAGATTTGAAGAATTAGAATAG
- a CDS encoding B3/4 domain-containing protein: protein MTKFIVEPEFWELFPEGQVNVLVLKGINNTVDETEDPYFEGILQEACKKAQVHFTEEVFSDNFVIQQWRQAYSKFKTKKGARSSIEALLKRVSQGHTFRLITPLVDIYNSISIEYAVPLGGEDLDKIQGDLRLGKAKGGESFFPLGAEEDSPALEGEICHFDNEGAVCRCLNWREAKRTMLQEETTNAVLIMESVTKDQAERATLAMEALKQRCEEYFNVTGVSSIVTPENSEVEL from the coding sequence ATGACAAAATTTATTGTAGAACCAGAATTTTGGGAATTATTTCCAGAAGGTCAAGTAAATGTATTAGTATTAAAAGGGATTAATAATACTGTAGATGAAACAGAAGATCCTTATTTTGAAGGAATTTTACAAGAAGCATGCAAAAAAGCTCAAGTTCATTTTACTGAAGAAGTGTTTAGTGATAATTTTGTCATTCAACAATGGAGACAAGCCTATTCTAAATTCAAAACGAAAAAAGGAGCACGTTCTTCTATTGAAGCATTGTTAAAACGTGTGTCTCAAGGACATACATTCCGTTTGATTACTCCATTAGTAGATATTTATAATAGTATTTCTATTGAATATGCTGTTCCATTAGGTGGAGAAGATTTAGACAAAATCCAAGGAGATTTACGATTAGGGAAAGCTAAAGGCGGAGAAAGTTTCTTCCCATTAGGAGCTGAAGAAGATTCACCAGCATTAGAAGGTGAAATTTGCCACTTCGATAATGAAGGAGCTGTATGTCGTTGCTTGAATTGGAGAGAAGCGAAGAGAACAATGTTACAAGAAGAAACAACTAATGCGGTTCTTATAATGGAATCTGTTACAAAAGATCAAGCTGAAAGAGCAACACTTGCGATGGAAGCATTAAAACAACGTTGCGAAGAGTACTTCAATGTAACAGGAGTAAGTTCAATTGTAACGCCTGAAAATAGCGAAGTTGAATTATAA
- the dinB gene encoding DNA polymerase IV gives MRKILHIDMDAFFASVEQMDHPQLRGKPIIVGGKVNQRGVVATCSYEARAFGVRSAMPTSKAIRLCPKAIIIPPNFERYRELSLQIREIFHRYTPLVEPMSIDEAYLDVTENTMNQSSATMIAREIQEAIYKEVGLTCSVGVSFNKFLAKIASGQRKPAGITVIDQESFPEFIKSLPVEKFFGVGKATAQKLHQKKLFTGEDILNCSKEYLIESFGKQGEALYRQVRGKSNDQLTLYRERKSYGKEETLLEDTTDEEVLQSYIEQFSEQLSKWLKKNNLAAKTITIKLKQSDFETKTRSKTLETYVQSKEKLAIEAYHLLMEQYNNESIRLIGLTVSQFEQTHHLFEQVKLF, from the coding sequence ATGCGTAAAATATTACATATTGATATGGATGCTTTTTTTGCATCTGTTGAACAAATGGACCATCCACAGTTAAGAGGAAAACCAATTATTGTTGGTGGAAAAGTAAACCAACGTGGAGTGGTGGCAACTTGTTCTTATGAAGCAAGAGCATTTGGAGTCCGTTCTGCAATGCCAACAAGTAAGGCGATTCGATTATGTCCAAAAGCAATCATTATTCCTCCGAATTTTGAGCGTTATCGAGAGTTAAGTTTACAAATTCGAGAAATATTTCATCGATATACACCTTTAGTAGAACCGATGTCCATTGATGAAGCATATTTAGATGTTACTGAGAATACGATGAATCAATCTTCTGCTACGATGATTGCTCGAGAAATACAAGAAGCTATTTATAAAGAAGTAGGATTAACTTGTTCTGTGGGAGTATCTTTTAATAAATTTTTAGCAAAAATTGCATCTGGTCAAAGAAAACCTGCTGGAATTACCGTGATTGACCAAGAATCATTTCCAGAATTTATAAAAAGTTTGCCAGTAGAAAAGTTTTTCGGAGTAGGTAAAGCAACTGCACAAAAATTACATCAGAAAAAATTATTTACTGGGGAAGATATTCTGAATTGTTCAAAAGAGTATTTAATCGAATCTTTTGGAAAGCAAGGAGAAGCACTGTATCGACAAGTAAGAGGAAAATCCAATGATCAATTAACATTGTATCGTGAAAGAAAATCTTATGGAAAAGAAGAAACGTTGTTAGAAGACACAACAGATGAAGAAGTATTACAATCATACATTGAGCAATTTTCCGAACAGCTTTCAAAATGGTTAAAGAAAAATAACCTTGCGGCAAAAACAATTACAATTAAATTAAAACAAAGTGATTTTGAAACAAAAACAAGAAGTAAAACACTCGAAACCTATGTTCAGAGTAAAGAAAAATTAGCTATAGAAGCCTATCACTTATTGATGGAGCAGTATAATAATGAATCAATACGCTTAATTGGACTGACAGTTTCTCAGTTTGAACAGACGCATCATTTATTTGAACAAGTGAAACTGTTTTAA
- the pdhA gene encoding pyruvate dehydrogenase (acetyl-transferring) E1 component subunit alpha produces MATKKKFDLDALFTPNNTNFEMVQVLDPEGNVVNPDLVPDLSDDELVELMTDMVWSRILHERSTALNRQGRLGFYAPTAGQEASQLASIKAIEKEDVLLPGYRDVPQLVKHGLPLSQAFLWSRGHVAGNMYPESLKALPPQIIIGAQYVQAAGVALGLQKRGKKNVAVTYTGDGGSSQGDFYEGINYAGAYKSPAIFFIQNNGWAISTPRELQTAATTLAQKAVAAGIPGIQVDGMDPLAVYAVTKKARDYAVAGNGPVLIETICFRYGPHTLSGDDPTRYQPEGIQDEWAKKDPLIRFRNYLTAKGLWSEEKENEVIEATKEEIKEAIKEADKQPKQKVSFFLKTMFEEPTNVIQEQIDYFEAKENK; encoded by the coding sequence ATGGCAACGAAGAAAAAATTCGATCTCGATGCACTTTTCACACCAAATAACACGAACTTTGAAATGGTTCAAGTGTTAGATCCAGAAGGAAATGTTGTAAATCCAGATCTAGTACCTGATTTATCAGATGATGAATTAGTCGAATTAATGACTGATATGGTATGGTCACGTATTTTACATGAACGTTCAACAGCATTAAACCGTCAAGGACGTTTAGGTTTCTACGCTCCAACAGCTGGTCAAGAAGCTTCTCAATTAGCTTCAATTAAAGCAATTGAAAAAGAAGACGTATTATTACCTGGTTACCGTGATGTACCACAATTAGTAAAACACGGTTTACCATTATCACAAGCATTCTTATGGTCTCGTGGACATGTTGCAGGTAACATGTATCCAGAATCATTAAAAGCTTTACCACCACAAATCATCATTGGTGCACAATATGTTCAAGCAGCAGGTGTTGCATTAGGATTACAAAAACGTGGTAAGAAAAATGTAGCCGTTACTTATACAGGTGACGGTGGATCTTCACAAGGGGACTTCTATGAAGGAATTAACTATGCTGGTGCATACAAATCACCTGCTATCTTCTTCATTCAAAATAATGGTTGGGCTATCTCAACTCCTCGTGAATTACAAACAGCTGCTACAACTTTAGCACAAAAAGCTGTTGCTGCAGGTATTCCTGGTATTCAAGTAGATGGTATGGACCCATTAGCAGTTTATGCCGTAACTAAAAAAGCTCGTGACTATGCAGTTGCAGGAAATGGTCCAGTATTAATTGAAACAATCTGTTTCCGTTATGGTCCACATACATTATCAGGGGATGACCCAACTCGTTACCAACCAGAAGGTATTCAAGACGAATGGGCTAAAAAAGATCCATTAATTCGTTTCCGTAACTACTTAACAGCTAAAGGCTTATGGTCTGAAGAAAAAGAAAATGAAGTTATTGAAGCAACTAAAGAAGAAATTAAAGAAGCAATCAAAGAAGCTGATAAACAACCAAAACAAAAAGTTTCATTCTTCTTGAAGACAATGTTTGAAGAACCAACAAACGTTATCCAAGAACAAATTGATTACTTTGAAGCAAAGGAGAATAAATAA